The region GGGTCCGTTCATCCCACCGGGTCCGGGTCCTGGACCTGGTACTCCGCCCATATGGCCGTGGCCCATGTGCGGACCCGCGTTCCCGTGGGGTCCGCCCATCATGTGCGGATTGGGTCCGCCGCCCATGTGAGGCGGCATTCCTCCTGGTCCTCCGTGCATCCCGGGTCCACCCATCATGTGCGGCGGGGGTCCGCCGGGATGGTGGTGCGGATGAGGATGCGGGTGCGGGTGATTCATCATATTCGGATGCGGGGGTCCTAGATGCGAGGGCTGCTGTGGTGGCAGCATCTGGTTCATGCCCATTCCGTGGCCAGGCGGGCCGCCGCCCatgtgctgctggtgctgcatAGGAACTGCGTTCGGGTTCATCTGGCCCATCATGGGTccgttgttattgttattgctgttgttgttattcGGACCATTGGGCCCGGCGGGCGACTGCAGCGGACTGGGTCCGGAGTTGGGCATGCCCGGACTGGGGCCGGCGCTGTTCAGCGAATGGTGCGGTGACATGGCGGGCGGCGCTGGCGAGGATGTAGGCACTGACGTGGACATCGACGTGGCCGTCGAAGTGGGCGTTAGCGTGGGCGTGGCGGGCGAAGGTACCGAGGAGGAGGCCACCGACGATACCGAAGGTCCATTCGACTGCATCGACGTCGGCACTCCCAGGCGCCCGGCTGCCGGCGAGAGGTGAGGATTttgattgttgttgctggcgttGTTGGTATTGCttccgttgttgttgtttccgccgccgccgccgggaTTCCCGCCGAGCATGTTGTTCCCAGGACCTCCCGGGTTGTTGCCGTGCGCGGGGGAGATGCCACCGGGTCCCACAAGGCCGCCGGGCCCAGGACCAGGCCCTGGGATAGGACCGCCGGGCATGTGACTGCCGTGACCGGTGGGTCCATTGCCCAGCGGACTGTGCAAAGGCGGCGGACCCATCTGCCCGTTGTTCATCGGTGGCTGCGgaggttgttgttgctgctgctgtgggcCGCCTGGATTGCCAGGATTTCCAGGACCCGGTCCCGAAGGCGGTCCCAGAGGGCTGCCAATCGGATTGCCCATCGGCGAGCCCATAGGCAAAGAGTTCATCGGCGAGTTCTGGCCAGGACCGCCCATTGGAGAGCCCTGCATTGCTCGCGGATTGGGTCCATTAGGTCCTCCACCCATGGGTGACAGACCGCCCATGCCCATGTGATGGGGTGATATGCTGGGGCCTCCCATTCCGCCCATAGGGCTCATGCCGCCCATGCCAGCCATTCCTCCCATGGGACTGCCCATGGGCACGGGTCCTCCTGGCCCTCCAGGTCCTCCGGGCCTTCCGTGGTTCATGTGCGGCGGTAGTCCTACGCCTGGTCCCGGTCCCATTTGATGGGGATGCATGGGGCTCATTCCGCGCATAGGAGGCGGACCACCCATATGCGGATGGGGGCCATGTGGATGACCCATGGGACCGCCCGGGTGGTGCGGGTGCATGTGCGGATGCATATGTGGCGGGGGAGGCGGTCCGCCGCCCATGCCCATGCGGTCCTCCCAGTGCGGATGGCCTCCCGGTCCACCGCCGCCGAAGTGACCACCTCCCGGACCGCCACCCATCTGGTTCATGGCCGCCATCGCCGCGGCCGCCGAGCTGGACATCGCCGATACCTGGGGGCTGTCGTCGAACGGATTCGAGGCAATAATGGTGTCTCCAAAGCCTCCCATCGGCGGAGGGGGCAGCAGATCCTGGGGCGTGGGTggtgcctgctgctgctgcatggAGTTCGCAGCAGCGGctgcagcagccgccgccgcagccACCGCTGCAGCGGAGTTCGCGGCACTTGAGGTTTTCCGCCGCTTCTTCGGATTGCTCGGCGCCGAGATGATGTCCGTCGGAGGCGGCGGCTTAAAATCGGGCGGACACAGTCCGCCCGCTGGACCCGGCAATCGATATGGCGCCATACCAAGATTGTGGGTCATATTCGAGGTATTCTTCTTCCTAATGGTGGCAGCTTTTCTTCAACGGCGTGGGGCAAGAAATTTGGTGGTAGCGGCGTCGCCAATCCCGCGCAGGAGATCTCGACGCTGGTGAAGGAGTGCTGGCTTGTGGCGAGTGGAGTTGTTGAGAGGCGGGCGCTGATCCCCTAGAGCCTTTCTTGACCAACTGCAGTGGGTTTTTATCGGTGGGTTTGGCTTTTTGCCGGTTATCCGGCCTGTGACCGCCTGAAGTTCGAGTTCCTGGGGGAGTGGAGGGTGCCAAATGAGTACCGGGGGAGCTGTGGGCCACGTCAACTACTCACCAAGTCATCTCCCGGCCAGGATCGTTGGCAAAATCGCTTTCCCTCGAGCAATTGGCCCTCCGAAAGCAGGTAAACACTTTCGGCGCAACGAACGGCAACCCCGTTTCTTTTTCGGGTTGGCAACTCTACGCTGGAAACCCAGCGTCGTGTTGTCTCGTTTCAAAGCGCCAAGCACCTGCCGCTTCTTGGTTTTTCAGCGACTTCCGACGACTTTACCTGGGATTACGTCTATCTAGCACTCCGCACTTTAGTTCGCCTCTGATTTCCCTCCTTTGACCCTGCAAAAGGCGCTTGCTGGGCAGCGCTCTTCTTCTTGCCACCGATTTTATGTCCTCCGCTGCGTTTCCCGTTCCGTTTTAATTGCAGTGCAGCGTTTAACTGTTGTTTGTTTACGGGCCTCACTTCCTCGTTTAACCTTCACTCTTAATCGGGGCACAAGACAACCGGCGGTTGTAAGTAAGTTGGCTTTAACCGCTGGCAGAGTAGCCTGCGTTTTCGGTTGGCTTTTTGTTGATTCCGATGGCCGCTGCAGCATCCACTTTTAATTAGCGCCGATTCTCTGGGCGGCACACGCACGGTTTACCGTTACGCGCGTTCGGCGGTCCGGCGGACTGACCACTGTACCGTTATTCAACAGCAGCACATTAacctttgtttattttgaccaatttttgcGTGCGAAGAagcgaaatataaataattttcatcGCAAGTCGCCAGTGTGGCCGTTTGTCAAAGTCGAGCAAAATGCCGGAATTCCAGCGGCCGTCTAGAGTGACCAGAGCGGGCGGGCACGAGGTGGCCTGCTAATACGgcgaatatttaaaaactaaaggGGTTCAGAAAGAAGTAGTCGGTTGAAAGGGTAATTTAGTAAATTTGCTTAAGGTACTTAGTTGGAGGGAACCCCATCTTCTTTATAGTAGAGAATGTATCGCTTATCGATAGGCAGATTATGTTATCGGACCCCCCCAGGTGACGCTTGTTTATTGGCGGTGTTTAAAAAAAGAGTTTAAACAGACTTTGCGACTTTGGCTAGCGGGGATTCAACAGCGATGTGGAGCAACTTCGAGGCATCCTCGGTGGAGGACGAGACCATCTCCAATGTGTTTTCGTCGCGCGGCATCTTCCAGATAAGCAGTGAGGAGGAAGTGAGTCCTTGTGGCGCGGGATCTACAGTTAGAGTGCAAGCTTCCCTTCGTTTTCCCCAAGGTAAACAAATATCCGGATGTCCTGGCCTCCGTCCAGAGCGGCAAGATGGTCATCGGCATAGACAAGAGCCTGCTCCTCCTGGAGGACGAGCTGGTGGCCAAGTGTAGCTTCCTGGGATTCGGGGCGGCCATAGAGGCCATTACTATTTCCACCAGTGGCAACCTGATTGTCTGCGGCCTCAGTGATGGCGAAGTCCATGGGGTCTTCATCAAGGGTCAGCTCCTCTTCAGCGCGGCCGTCAATCTGGAGGATGTGAGCCTCTCGAACGGCACCTTCCGTAGCATCCACCAGCTGGACCAAAGATTCTACTTCACTTGCAAGAATGGCAGTATCTACTGGTAAGAACTTAGTGGTAAGCCTCTTGAGGACTTTcctaaaaaattatgtttccTAGTTTAAGCGACATCGATGAGTCCAGTCTGGAGGCTCTGAGCAACGTAACCCTGAGTGAAAACGACACTATTGCCTGTGAGAAGGCCATACTCGACGATGTCACCATTCAACGCCTATCCAAAGGACGATCCTCAGGCAATGTAGACTGTGCCGTGCTGCTCAAGCAGCTGGTGGCCGCCAGCATCAATGCGCAGAACAATCAGGAGGATCTAGGCACTCATCCCGGCCTGGTCATTACTGGAGATCAGAACACGATGAACTTCAGGAGTGGCACCGCCAACGATGTGACCCGCATCAATCTGCCCGCTCATCTTGGCAGTCTTAAGCAGATCTTTAACTTGGAGCACTACATGTGAGTGAAAATGACGACTCACGCTGTCCCTGGTCACTTAGAGGTGTATTTTCCTAGAATCGCTCTTACCAACTCCGGACACTTGCTGGACATTTGCCCGTACACCCGCACTGTTCTCATGTGCCAAACGACCCAAAGGAAGAATCTGCTTATCGAGGATCTGCTGGTCATGGAGTGCAGCGAGGAGAACATCGAGCTGCTGGTGCTGACGAAGCCATCGGATGAGGGACGCTTCATTAAGATAGTGGAGTACCCATGTAGGCAAAACGAAGGAGTGTGATATGAGACATTCTTAATTCTTTAACTATTTTAGCACTTAATGTCAAAAACGAGGTGGAGGTACCTGAACACGCTTGGCTTGTACGCCAGCCAAAGTGTGCGGTCAACCTGTACTATCTGGCTGCCAAGGAGCTCAACCAGAGCAGCATTCCCTCGGTGGTGGAGATGATGCTCGTTTCCGAGACCGATCCCAGCGACCGTTTCAAAAAGCTGATTGCCAAGGGGCGCCTGGAAGAGGCGGAGGTAATTGGGTGATTCTCATCTGTGTGCTATCCTTTATCCTTTGCCATATTTAACAGGAATTCGGCAAGCAGTTCGAACTGTGCCTGCAGCCCATATATGAAGCCAAGGCGAAACGCATTCTGGTCGAGCTCTGCAACTCTAATTCCCAAAAAGTGGCCTCTGATGTGGACAATAAATTCCAGAACTTGCTGCAGCTACTATCCCAGGTGGAAAGTAAAGCCTTTATCAAAAGCCATCGCATGATCAACTTGAATTCGAGACACATTCTGGAACGCTACTTGCATGAGGTCAAGAAGCGGTTGAGTTTTGAGGATGACGAGGAGGATATGTTGGAAATTGACGAGCAACTGCACCGACTGAAAACTCTGGCTATCATAGATCCTTACGAATGCAACACTGAATGGCAGAAGTTCATCTACGACAACAACCTGGTCAGGATGGTCAAGTCGCTCTTTAATACGGATATGCCCACGGCCTGTCTGATCTGGCGACGGCACTCGAGCAGCATCCTGCCGTTACTAAACGAGGATGAGCTGCGCAAGCTCCTGGGATTCATACCGAGCAACACGAAGCCCTTTAACGTGGTTCAGTGGCTGCGTCAGTTCATTCCAATGGTCAGCAACACTCATCCCAGCATTATGCCCTTTATCACTGACTGGAGCGTTGAGATGACGCGAAATCTGCAGTACAGTCCTCATTGGCCGGATATCGGCTTGGAGTTTAGCACCAAGATACTTGATATATTCGAGGAAATCCAGTTCACTTACTCGTAAGTAAAAGGCTTTCCTGCTCCCTTGAATATCTTGTACCGAATGTGTATATTTCTTTCAGTGATGTCCGTCGGCAGCAGGAACGCAACGTTGGCAAACTGCGGGACCTAGTCAATGCACTGCAGGATCTGTCCGTGCTGAAGACCAATTACAACATGGGCTTCACACTGGACAACTACATGCAGGACTCCATTGAGGCCACGGCTTTAAGCATTCTGCAGCACGTCCAACTAGACAAGTTGCAGCGGCTAGTAAAGAACTTCATGTACCCGATTTTCCAAGAGAAGGGTCGTCAGCCGCTGGGCGTGATCAAGCAGTACATATCACAGTTGGTGGCCAGTCGGCAATCTTCTAGTACCTGGCTAGAGCGGGCAATGGCTTGCATTGAGCTGCTGCACAATGAGGACAGTCGCTTGGAGTGCGCCTTGTCCGTGCTGCAGAATGCCCCTGTTCCCTGGCCTGATACGCTGTCTCCTCTGATCAGACTGCGTTCCTCCACCCATCCGCTGGCAATGAAGATCAACGCCGAGTACGAGATCCAGGTAATCAAGATCATGAAAGTGAAATATGGCTGGCCAGCCGACAGCTCCGATATCAACCTGGAACTTTTTATGATGCGCATCGTGAAGTTAAACCTGCCGGACATGCTGGAGGACATCGGAGCGCTTACCAAGGCGGCGCCGGACATCTCGGTCAGTGCCAACTTTAACTGCTGCTATCAGATGGCCCGGCGAGGTCAGATCGAGCTGGCGTACGAGTTCTTCAAGACGCTGAACGGGGATAAGAACTCGAAGAACGCACAGGAAGTGGTGGAGATCATCGCAAACCTCCTCGAAAACAGCTCTTCCGATTCGTTTGAAGACGAGGCTAAGGTTCGAGAGCACTTGAATGTCCTGGAGCTCTTTAACTTGTTCTTACCGTACGTTGATTCCATTTACCAACGACGCTATCTGGTGATAAAGCATCGTTTGCGCCttcgaaaatttggaattgAGCTGGACTGCAGCAGCGAACTCATACCTCTGCATAGGCGTCACTGCCTCCTGGACGAGGCCATTGAAAGGATCATGGAACGCGCTCAGGCCACGTTGAATGTGTCCGCTTTTATAGCCAGTGAAATTGGCGAACTCTGCACCGCTCTCAGCCTGTCCAAGGTGTTCGGCCTGACCCGCATTTGCCAGCGAATCGGTTGTCTGCCCCTCAGCTGCGCCCTGGCATTTCATGTGATTAGCTTCGTCGACTGTGTGCCCGCCAATGCAGACGAGTTTATCAACCTAGCACTTGAGCTGCTGGTCCAGCAAATCGAAAACGCCAAGGGACAGAACCAGGGTAAGGTCCTTACCGATAGATTTTCTCTTGATTTGTTGCCTATcccttaaattttttatgcaGAATCGGCCTCTTCGCTGCAGTTGATGAATGAGACCGATCCCCTTAGCTTTTTCTTGGCCTACGAGCTGCTCACATCCGCCCTGCTTCACGAAGACAGTCGTCGTCGGGACCTTGTTGAACTCATCAAATGCATTCGTGTTGCCGTGATCCACTATCCACTGGATGCCATTAGAGCTCACTACGACGGCAAGGAGCAGGCCGTCAACGAGCACATTTGCCGGGCCCTCGATGGCATTACGGTGGCCGTGGGCGAGACTACACTCAATTTCACCATTCCCCTCAACGGATCCTTCGACGTGAAAGCCCTGCAGGTGCCAACAATGACGAAAAAGCGGTATTCAGTGTCTATGTTTGAGGAGGTAGAAGTCCAGCCTGTACAGCAACCCCAGCAGAACGTAAGGCTCGTAAAAACCTTTGAAAACAATGTATGTGAAATTCCTTTCGATCATTTTCACAGAAGAGCATCGGTGGTCACATGGCAATAGTGAAGTTCCTGGCCCGCACCCTGTTGCTCATGGTAATCGAATCGGAGCCGAGCAACTCATTGTTGATGCAGGTGCGCAGCGGACTGGCGGAGAACACGAAGGAGGATCTGGACAGCGCTCGTGCCGACTTCTTTCTGTCGCTGGAACACCTGACGAAGGCCAAGGAGCACGACGTTTGGTACGTGATGTCGCAATATCTGTTGGACTACCAGAAGCAGAACTGCCGGAAGAAGCGCATCATCAACGAGGGCTTTATTACGCTGCAGCTGCGCCGCATATTCCGCAACGCTATGGGAAGCAAGGAGGCCAACTTCATTGAGCTGTTCACCATGCTGGTAATGGACAGCGAGGCACTGGCTCTGCTGGAAAAGCTCTCCACGGAGGTGAAGACAGATCTGCAAAAGATCAACTTCCTTACGTTATCCGCCATGTACCACGACCACATCGAAGATTTGGATAATGTGCAATTGATACGTGCCAAGtaagagaaagagagttgGTATTATAAAtccttattttaatttctaatGTGTTCGCAGGCGCTTGAAACTGTACTATTACCTTGAGTTCTGCCAGCAGGATCCAAGGATCAAGGGCAAGTTCAACGCGGACATGGACAACGTGGAGGATCTGCTCAAGGAGTTCCACAATAAGCAGCTCGACGTCCAGCTTTTGGAACGCATGAGCAAGGACTTTGGGTTTGATTATCAGAAGATTCTCATAACTCAGATATTGAGCATCCTGAGCGCCCAGGAAATGCGCTTCGAGGTCAAGAGAGACACCTTCGGCGACGAGGAACTGGTAATGCTAAGCAGCGCCCAGGAAATGCGCGATATGTGCCAGCCGTACATCAATGAACTTAAGAACGTAGAGCTCTTTGTCTCCAAATTGAAAAACTTCATCGAAGAAGTAGGTTCACTGCGGTTATGTTGTTCCATTCTCGTATTTAATCATTATCTTGTCATTTAGATCAACATTTATTTCTACGAGTTGTACATGTGTGTGATCAACATCCTAATGTACTTCGATGCAGCGCCCAAGGAGATGGAGATCTGGACGAACATTTTGCACTTCCTGCGGCACAAGATGATAACCCGGAGGCGCAATCGGCCGGGTCAGGTGGAGACTGACATGTGGCTCAAATCGCAGAGGGAAAACGGCGTCATGCCGAAAATATCTCGTTACCGCCTGCCTTTCAAGCCAATAGTAGAGCAACCCCTCAAGGATATTCTCGGTAAACTAATTGGATACCATGAAATGTTTAAGTTCCCTTTTAACGTTTTCTTTAAATTCAGACAGCGAACTAAGCGTGGACAACTGTCAGAGCTGGTTCCCTCTGATTCAGATGTACACGGCTTTGAAGGGAGCCAAGGACAGCTCCCAGAACTGCGACTACTTCTGCATGTCGGCAGTAAAGAACTCAATATCGGAGTACAAATCTAAAAACGAATCAGAGACGTGGAGTCTCCTGCCTACTAATAATGCGTTCCTCCAGTCGATTCTTCGGTTGGTCGAGAAAGTAAACAACCCCAACAAGGCATTCCTAATACTATACTTCGTATCCAACTATGCTCGGGACGGAGCAGACCAGGTGGAGGCCTCCTACGAGTGCTGGAAGTTTGTCAAGGAGAAGGGCCATCTAATTGACGATCCGAAGACTCGAGAACAGATTTCTAAGGTCAAGCGGCGTTATCCCATTCAGAAGACCCAGCACTTGCTTTACGTCTACGGCATGACCGACGAAAAGCTGCTGCGGCAAGTTGAGAATCCCACCGAGCTGATTAACGCCCTGTACCACCACGACTTGATCCTGAAGTCCAGCAAAGTAGACATCAACGCCCTCGTCGCGGAGATCGTCAAGCTGCACGACCTCTGCTTGGCCACGATACAGTACCGACTGCTGCAGAAGTGGCTTTCACTCACCATGGAGCCGACGGCTGACGGTACCATTCTAGAGGACACTTTTATGGAGGAACAGAACTGGCCCGAGCAGACAAATGGAGCGGAAGTAGCAAGTAGCAAGGATGCCAGCGAGAATGTCAACAGAGCCTTCTACATACTCTCCAGTTGGCCAAAGGCGGAGGCGGTCAAGTTCCTTGTGGGTTTGATCTTCAAGGGCGGGTAAGGATtgcatttaaaaagtttaccAGATTGGTTTACTAAACCCTTTTCCATTAGCTCGGTAAACACCTCCACACAGCTGCAAATGTACGAGTGCTACTCCAAGCTGAACGATGGCAGCAACTCTTTCACCAACACGATTAACCAACGCCAATTCATCAGCATCAAATGTGTGCACGAGCTGAAGGCTTTGGGCTACAAGTCGAACCTGGAGAAGTTCTCCGACGACCATTGCAACAAGATTGACATCTTGAAGATGATATGGCAGCGCAATGCACAGAATCCTTTGTCGCTGGAGGTGATGGCCAACATCTGCCTGGGCTTCGATATACACTTGCCGCAAATCTGGAACGGCATTCTTAAGCGAATGGTTATGTTCCACATGGTGCGGGAGCTGAACGCGTTGTTGGATGTGCTCAGCTGCCGACCCCATCTGCTGCACCTGGACGGGCTAGCCAAGGCCTGGGACTATGTGCTCTGCAATCCCCTGAAGAACTCCGTGGAGACGCGCTCCTTCGCGCAAGAGGAGCTGCTGCACAAGACGCTGCTGCGCCTGCAGGGCTGTCCGGTTGTACATGCCCTCAACTTGCTGCAGTTCGCCGAGCACTGCGTCGTTGTCCATCGACCCCACATGGCCGCCGCACTACTCAGCTTCTGCCAAAGCTCCGAGCAGCGACAAAAGATCAAAAAGGTGTGCTAAAGTGACTTTTATTTAGATGGATTTTGAGTTAATAACATCTTTTTCCAGATGATACGTTCCCATCCGATGGATAACCTCCGGCAGCAGATCCTGGATCTAGAAGATGCTGGTATGTTGCCGGTGGTACTGAACTTTGCCCTCAAGGAATTAAATCTCTAAGCGGAGGGTTTCTTCATTTGAATTCC is a window of Drosophila biarmipes strain raj3 chromosome 3R, RU_DBia_V1.1, whole genome shotgun sequence DNA encoding:
- the LOC108023877 gene encoding protein pygopus, translated to MTHNLGMAPYRLPGPAGGLCPPDFKPPPPTDIISAPSNPKKRRKTSSAANSAAAVAAAAAAAAAAANSMQQQQAPPTPQDLLPPPPMGGFGDTIIASNPFDDSPQVSAMSSSAAAAMAAMNQMGGGPGGGHFGGGGPGGHPHWEDRMGMGGGPPPPPHMHPHMHPHHPGGPMGHPHGPHPHMGGPPPMRGMSPMHPHQMGPGPGVGLPPHMNHGRPGGPGGPGGPVPMGSPMGGMAGMGGMSPMGGMGGPSISPHHMGMGGLSPMGGGPNGPNPRAMQGSPMGGPGQNSPMNSLPMGSPMGNPIGSPLGPPSGPGPGNPGNPGGPQQQQQQPPQPPMNNGQMGPPPLHSPLGNGPTGHGSHMPGGPIPGPGPGPGGLVGPGGISPAHGNNPGGPGNNMLGGNPGGGGGNNNNGSNTNNASNNNQNPHLSPAAGRLGVPTSMQSNGPSVSSVASSSVPSPATPTLTPTSTATSMSTSVPTSSPAPPAMSPHHSLNSAGPSPGMPNSGPSPLQSPAGPNGPNNNNSNNNNNGPMMGQMNPNAVPMQHQQHMGGGPPGHGMGMNQMLPPQQPSHLGPPHPNMMNHPHPHPHPHHHPGGPPPHMMGGPGMHGGPGGMPPHMGGGPNPHMMGGPHGNAGPHMGHGHMGGVPGPGPGPGGMNGPPHPHMSPHHGHPHHHHNPMGGPGPNMFGGGGGGPMGPGGPMGNMGPMGGGPMGGPMGVGPKPMTMGGGKMYPPGQPMVFNPQNPNAPPIYPCGMCHKEVNDNDEAVFCESGCNFFFHRTCVGLTEAAFQMLNKEVFAEWCCDKCVSSKHIPMVKFKC
- the LOC108023885 gene encoding uncharacterized protein LOC108023885; translation: MWSNFEASSVEDETISNVFSSRGIFQISSEEEVNKYPDVLASVQSGKMVIGIDKSLLLLEDELVAKCSFLGFGAAIEAITISTSGNLIVCGLSDGEVHGVFIKGQLLFSAAVNLEDVSLSNGTFRSIHQLDQRFYFTCKNGSIYCLSDIDESSLEALSNVTLSENDTIACEKAILDDVTIQRLSKGRSSGNVDCAVLLKQLVAASINAQNNQEDLGTHPGLVITGDQNTMNFRSGTANDVTRINLPAHLGSLKQIFNLEHYIIALTNSGHLLDICPYTRTVLMCQTTQRKNLLIEDLLVMECSEENIELLVLTKPSDEGRFIKIVEYPSLNVKNEVEVPEHAWLVRQPKCAVNLYYLAAKELNQSSIPSVVEMMLVSETDPSDRFKKLIAKGRLEEAEEFGKQFELCLQPIYEAKAKRILVELCNSNSQKVASDVDNKFQNLLQLLSQVESKAFIKSHRMINLNSRHILERYLHEVKKRLSFEDDEEDMLEIDEQLHRLKTLAIIDPYECNTEWQKFIYDNNLVRMVKSLFNTDMPTACLIWRRHSSSILPLLNEDELRKLLGFIPSNTKPFNVVQWLRQFIPMVSNTHPSIMPFITDWSVEMTRNLQYSPHWPDIGLEFSTKILDIFEEIQFTYSDVRRQQERNVGKLRDLVNALQDLSVLKTNYNMGFTLDNYMQDSIEATALSILQHVQLDKLQRLVKNFMYPIFQEKGRQPLGVIKQYISQLVASRQSSSTWLERAMACIELLHNEDSRLECALSVLQNAPVPWPDTLSPLIRLRSSTHPLAMKINAEYEIQVIKIMKVKYGWPADSSDINLELFMMRIVKLNLPDMLEDIGALTKAAPDISVSANFNCCYQMARRGQIELAYEFFKTLNGDKNSKNAQEVVEIIANLLENSSSDSFEDEAKVREHLNVLELFNLFLPYVDSIYQRRYLVIKHRLRLRKFGIELDCSSELIPLHRRHCLLDEAIERIMERAQATLNVSAFIASEIGELCTALSLSKVFGLTRICQRIGCLPLSCALAFHVISFVDCVPANADEFINLALELLVQQIENAKGQNQESASSLQLMNETDPLSFFLAYELLTSALLHEDSRRRDLVELIKCIRVAVIHYPLDAIRAHYDGKEQAVNEHICRALDGITVAVGETTLNFTIPLNGSFDVKALQVPTMTKKRYSVSMFEEVEVQPVQQPQQNKSIGGHMAIVKFLARTLLLMVIESEPSNSLLMQVRSGLAENTKEDLDSARADFFLSLEHLTKAKEHDVWYVMSQYLLDYQKQNCRKKRIINEGFITLQLRRIFRNAMGSKEANFIELFTMLVMDSEALALLEKLSTEVKTDLQKINFLTLSAMYHDHIEDLDNVQLIRAKRLKLYYYLEFCQQDPRIKGKFNADMDNVEDLLKEFHNKQLDVQLLERMSKDFGFDYQKILITQILSILSAQEMRFEVKRDTFGDEELVMLSSAQEMRDMCQPYINELKNVELFVSKLKNFIEEINIYFYELYMCVINILMYFDAAPKEMEIWTNILHFLRHKMITRRRNRPGQVETDMWLKSQRENGVMPKISRYRLPFKPIVEQPLKDILDSELSVDNCQSWFPLIQMYTALKGAKDSSQNCDYFCMSAVKNSISEYKSKNESETWSLLPTNNAFLQSILRLVEKVNNPNKAFLILYFVSNYARDGADQVEASYECWKFVKEKGHLIDDPKTREQISKVKRRYPIQKTQHLLYVYGMTDEKLLRQVENPTELINALYHHDLILKSSKVDINALVAEIVKLHDLCLATIQYRLLQKWLSLTMEPTADGTILEDTFMEEQNWPEQTNGAEVASSKDASENVNRAFYILSSWPKAEAVKFLVGLIFKGGSVNTSTQLQMYECYSKLNDGSNSFTNTINQRQFISIKCVHELKALGYKSNLEKFSDDHCNKIDILKMIWQRNAQNPLSLEVMANICLGFDIHLPQIWNGILKRMVMFHMVRELNALLDVLSCRPHLLHLDGLAKAWDYVLCNPLKNSVETRSFAQEELLHKTLLRLQGCPVVHALNLLQFAEHCVVVHRPHMAAALLSFCQSSEQRQKIKKMIRSHPMDNLRQQILDLEDAGMLPVVLNFALKELNL